Within Romboutsia sp. CE17, the genomic segment TAACTTTTTCATCCGATGTATTACCTTCTTCTTTCTTAACACCATTGGAACATGCTACTAGCCCTAAACTCATTATAATAATTAATATAGTTGTATATATTTTCTTCATAATTTAACCTCCTATGAAAATTTTAAATTTATATAAACTCAACTTACTAACCCCTAAATTATTTCATTATATAATTATCCCCCATAATCTTATATATTAACATATTTAGTTAATCATGTTAATAATTGACTCATATATTGATCTCATTATCAAAATATAATTAACCATGGGTATTAGATGTAGTTATAATTTTCCTATTAACTAGGTTTAAAAAATACTTCTAATTATGTATAATATAAAATATTGATTAAAATATTTTGTGACTTAATATAGGAGGAATAATTTTGAAAAAAAATAGCAATACATTAAAATTTAAAAGTAGCATAAATAATGATCCTGAAATAAACTCTATTGGTAAAACAATTTCCTTTTTCCTTATTTTATTGTTAACATTTGGAATGATGTATATTCTTAATAAGAATACTCATTTTACTTCAGATGATTTTAGATATCATTTTATGTATGAATCTTTTATGCCTACTGATAATGTTGAAAGAATTTCAAGTTTTAGTGATATAATTAAATCTATGTATAACCACTACTTTATGTGGGGAGGAAGAATTACTGCACATACTTTAGTTCAATTTTTCTTAATGTTTGATAAGCAGTTTTTCAATATTATTAACTCAATTGCCTTTGTTGGACTAGCTACACTTATTTACTTACACTCAAACGTTTCAAAAAAAATAAATATACCATTATTGATAGGTATAATATTATCATTATGGTTCTTCTTACCTCAATTTGGACTAACTATACTATGGGTATCAGGTGCAGGTAATTATTTATGGTGTACTTTAATTATATTATTATTCTTACTACCATATAGAAAACATCTTGAAAATGAAAATTATTTTAAAGATAGTGTTTTAAATTTCATTATTATGATTATCATAGGTTTCTTAGCTGGTTGGACAAATGAAAATACTGGTGGAGCTATGATATTATTAACTATGTTATTTATGGCTTACTATAAGTTTACAAATATAAGAATACCTAAATGGGCATTTTCTGGATTCTTCTCTGGATCTATTAGCTTCGGGCTTTTAGCTCTTGCACCTGGAAATAATGCTAGAAAAGAATACTTAGTTAATAAAACAGTAGACATATTTAAAAACATAGGAAATGTATTTGGTACTTCATTTACACTTATGTTTGGACTTACTATATTATTATTAGTAGTTTTAGCTTTCTTCCTAATAACTAATAATAATATACAACTAATAAATAAATCACTTACTATATCTTTTATGTATGTATTATCTGCTCTTGCAGGAATAGTAGTTTTAGTTGTTTCTCCTCAGATACCTGCTAGAACTTGGTTTGGACCTATAGTGTTTGTTATAATTGCAATTGGAAATATTTATTCAAATATATCTATTGATTTCAAATCATTACACATAATTTTAGCAGTTGCTCTGATAGGATTTACAATTAAATTTGCTTATAGTTACAATACTGCTTATAAGGATATTGTTAAAACTTACAAAAGTATAAATACTCAAATTTCTACAATAAATACAGAAAAAGAAAATGGAAATTTGGATATAGAAATTAAAAATATACCTAAAGTTCAAAGTGAATATAATGCATTTAGAGGTAGTAGATATATTAGCGACGATAAAGAGTCTTGGATTAACAAATGGATGGCTAAATATTATGACGTAAATTCAATAATTGGAGTTGATTAATATGAAAAATAAAATATTATCTATAATAATACCAATGTATAATGAAGAGGAATCTCTTCCTCATTTATATAATAGGCTAGTTGCTCTAGGAGAACAAATAAAAGATTATGAGTTAGAATTTCTATTTGTCAATGACGGTAGCAAA encodes:
- a CDS encoding DUF3329 domain-containing protein, which translates into the protein MKKNSNTLKFKSSINNDPEINSIGKTISFFLILLLTFGMMYILNKNTHFTSDDFRYHFMYESFMPTDNVERISSFSDIIKSMYNHYFMWGGRITAHTLVQFFLMFDKQFFNIINSIAFVGLATLIYLHSNVSKKINIPLLIGIILSLWFFLPQFGLTILWVSGAGNYLWCTLIILLFLLPYRKHLENENYFKDSVLNFIIMIIIGFLAGWTNENTGGAMILLTMLFMAYYKFTNIRIPKWAFSGFFSGSISFGLLALAPGNNARKEYLVNKTVDIFKNIGNVFGTSFTLMFGLTILLLVVLAFFLITNNNIQLINKSLTISFMYVLSALAGIVVLVVSPQIPARTWFGPIVFVIIAIGNIYSNISIDFKSLHIILAVALIGFTIKFAYSYNTAYKDIVKTYKSINTQISTINTEKENGNLDIEIKNIPKVQSEYNAFRGSRYISDDKESWINKWMAKYYDVNSIIGVD